The Candidatus Kryptonium sp. genome contains a region encoding:
- a CDS encoding sigma-54 dependent transcriptional regulator, which produces MNDKFKIFLISTSRATLEDVKKFIPIEEGYFEINLISSYNSLKRALFQRPNLTIIAISNKGDEMLLETAVEQLDSRNIACVDYMKSYALAVKLIKLGVSSYFSMPEESTSFSDFIKSKANEWKTESDKEKFLSIRKDQFDFSNLIGNSEKMKEVLNLVRKAIEHKDLTVLIIGETGTGKNMIAHIIHQNTYPDIKPMVEINCASIPATLLESELFGHEKGAFTDAKDRKIGLFEVANGGTIFLDEIGDLDFNLQGKILKVLEDKTFRRVGGVEVLKFEGRIIAATNKDLEKLVEENKFRRDLYYRLMLLPIYLPPLRERGDDIFLIADYYINKFNELYRQNHPKVKGLSPEAKALLKKHTWPGNVRELRHAIEKAVILTDNEYLTTDDFKFLLEKMSEPSIQLSAETSSNIQITLPLESASLRNIERELIKSVLTKVSWNKTRASRILGISRPRLDRLIKKYRISIN; this is translated from the coding sequence GTGAACGACAAATTCAAAATTTTTCTCATAAGCACAAGTAGGGCAACATTAGAAGATGTAAAAAAATTTATTCCGATTGAAGAAGGCTATTTTGAGATCAACTTGATATCATCCTATAATTCTTTAAAAAGGGCATTGTTCCAAAGACCGAACCTTACAATAATTGCTATATCCAACAAAGGGGATGAAATGCTTCTTGAAACAGCAGTTGAACAACTTGACTCGCGCAACATAGCTTGTGTTGACTACATGAAATCATACGCTTTAGCCGTTAAACTTATAAAACTTGGTGTTTCATCATACTTTTCAATGCCGGAGGAAAGCACATCATTTTCTGATTTTATAAAAAGCAAAGCTAACGAATGGAAAACAGAAAGTGATAAAGAAAAATTTCTAAGCATAAGAAAAGATCAATTTGACTTCAGCAACCTGATTGGTAATTCTGAAAAGATGAAAGAAGTTCTTAATCTCGTGAGAAAAGCAATTGAACACAAAGATTTAACCGTTCTAATCATAGGAGAAACTGGAACAGGGAAAAATATGATTGCACACATAATTCATCAAAATACATATCCAGACATTAAACCAATGGTTGAAATAAATTGCGCTTCAATACCAGCGACACTTCTTGAATCGGAATTGTTTGGTCATGAAAAGGGAGCCTTCACAGATGCAAAAGACAGAAAAATTGGTTTATTTGAGGTTGCAAATGGAGGAACTATCTTCCTTGATGAAATAGGAGATCTTGATTTTAATTTACAAGGGAAAATTTTAAAAGTTCTTGAAGATAAAACTTTCAGAAGGGTCGGTGGCGTTGAAGTGCTAAAATTTGAAGGAAGAATCATCGCTGCAACAAACAAGGATCTTGAAAAACTTGTTGAAGAAAATAAATTCAGACGAGATTTATATTATAGATTGATGCTTCTGCCGATCTACTTACCTCCACTTCGTGAAAGAGGAGATGATATATTTCTAATTGCGGATTACTATATAAACAAATTCAACGAGCTTTATCGTCAAAATCATCCAAAGGTCAAAGGTTTAAGCCCAGAGGCAAAGGCCTTATTAAAAAAACATACCTGGCCTGGAAATGTAAGAGAACTAAGACACGCTATAGAAAAAGCAGTTATTTTAACAGACAACGAATATCTGACGACAGATGATTTTAAATTTCTACTTGAAAAAATGAGCGAGCCCTCAATCCAACTTTCAGCTGAAACCTCCTCAAATATACAAATAACATTACCTCTTGAATCCGCAAGCTTAAGAAATATTGAAAGAGAGCTAATAAAATCCGTCCTTACGAAAGTTTCCTGGAACAAAACTCGCGCCTCACGAATTCTTGGGATCTCTCGCCCACGACTTGACCGCCTCATAAAGAAATATCGCATATCCATCAACTGA
- a CDS encoding protein kinase, translated as MFINERYEIISKIGQGAIAEVFKSLDNLTGKIVALKIAKPDPILEEKIANEYKITTQFEHPNIISVYDFGTVRTCDDPNFMSRKFLALEYCDIQDVVKFFSNETLKDKIQLICQICHALHIVHKAGFVHRDLKPENLLIDSATKTVKITDLGLAIGYEKIDPENLPAGTLLYIAPEILRGDKFDHRADIYSLGILFFYLLTEKLPFDTSDDPVKIIKWHFSTKQIYSPDLPEEIQKLLNSMLAPYPSQRPQNLLQVIQTLKKLSPDIKEPKNFKVRKPFGKDEILKKASEILKSSLQSTGKIAIISGADGLGKTSLLRYINTEAKIIGFETLWITEINFQKTLDYIIKSPLISNLSPDLRLKIENLKDEKNVNSHTVIEFSRFLQELILNASSIFPVAVLFDNISLSEPLSEIFIKSFFLPEKFTRKNISIFVACDDAEPLTSIVPESERIFIRPLKIDELKNYLFVHFDLEPQEIEELAEMLIEYTDGISAVIEIFSHYITDRESGKTIKISKIAEAKFDEILNRVEQFSYKQREILNILSLADEPVEIEILSEIFKSDIFSHLLQLQSFGVIKIENDKASIAYKALKKHIENHLDDQTRKTSHIAYAQAYLKSEGEKNTDKVLYHFSKAGDKEGISKFAEKGIENLISKGEFKKAANLLKEIFELLPNYLKPSFRLKLADLYVQIGNYKDAISILEGLDDIQAFELMSEAYFRLGNTDIAMEILEKQFKRVATLYEKIRVIIKVSQIFASTGKIDTALELLKSLEFEKILRFIDKTEIIGDFYAGLGIISQIKDQEEKAKIYFELSLKYRLEKKYPLKIIAGYNNIANFHSINGRYDEAISYWKKALEISEKTGNITQSAHIYNNIGISHFKRKNYDKAIENYQKALTIYRTINDIPGIANVLGNIGEAMIDEFRLEEAYKNIKEAQDLHIKTNNSDGLCETNMLLITLYLYAGDINNAEMILNETIQKCISIPLVLIDFYKAVLEMKKRNFDTSESSFLKLLNHESVKQTPELYLKILTYLLKLNYVANGLKSFDAIISIAESYADQIEDMNSKALLFFLISLGYENKNNPLALRYLNKSVEFLGQEFFEPKWKIYLTLAHSYKKRGIEVKFLQYFEMALTTFQELLHRIKTPEFVKTYIRDVENERFVKTLQNLSV; from the coding sequence TTGTTTATCAACGAGAGGTACGAAATAATATCAAAAATAGGGCAAGGCGCAATCGCCGAGGTTTTTAAATCTCTTGATAATCTAACTGGAAAAATAGTTGCATTAAAAATCGCAAAACCAGATCCAATTTTAGAAGAAAAAATTGCCAATGAATATAAAATCACAACACAATTTGAACACCCGAATATAATCTCCGTCTACGACTTCGGAACTGTGAGAACCTGCGACGATCCAAATTTTATGTCAAGGAAATTTCTCGCCCTTGAATACTGCGACATACAAGATGTTGTGAAATTTTTCTCAAACGAAACTCTCAAAGATAAAATTCAACTTATCTGTCAAATTTGTCACGCCTTACACATAGTTCACAAGGCCGGTTTTGTACACAGAGACCTAAAGCCAGAAAACTTATTGATTGATTCAGCAACCAAAACAGTTAAAATCACAGACCTCGGACTTGCGATTGGATATGAAAAAATAGATCCAGAAAATTTACCAGCTGGAACACTTCTATACATAGCACCTGAAATTTTGCGTGGCGATAAATTTGATCATAGAGCAGACATTTATTCCTTGGGAATTTTATTTTTTTACTTACTAACCGAAAAACTCCCCTTTGATACAAGCGACGATCCGGTTAAGATCATCAAATGGCATTTTTCAACAAAACAGATTTATTCCCCCGATCTTCCAGAGGAGATTCAGAAACTTCTTAACTCAATGCTTGCTCCCTATCCTTCGCAAAGACCCCAAAATCTACTTCAAGTTATACAAACACTCAAAAAACTATCACCTGACATAAAAGAGCCTAAAAATTTCAAAGTCAGGAAACCTTTCGGCAAGGATGAGATACTAAAAAAAGCAAGTGAAATCCTTAAATCATCCCTTCAATCAACTGGCAAAATAGCTATAATCTCTGGCGCAGATGGTCTTGGAAAGACATCGCTTTTGAGATACATAAATACCGAAGCGAAAATAATTGGATTTGAAACATTATGGATAACAGAGATAAACTTTCAAAAAACATTAGATTACATCATCAAATCCCCGCTCATATCAAACCTATCTCCAGATTTGCGACTTAAAATTGAAAATCTCAAAGATGAAAAAAATGTAAATTCTCACACTGTCATAGAATTTTCAAGATTTCTACAAGAGTTGATTTTAAACGCATCTTCTATTTTCCCAGTAGCCGTATTGTTTGATAACATAAGTTTATCCGAACCATTATCCGAAATTTTCATCAAATCCTTTTTCTTACCAGAAAAGTTCACGCGAAAAAACATATCTATTTTCGTAGCTTGTGATGACGCTGAACCCCTTACATCAATTGTTCCGGAATCCGAAAGGATTTTCATTCGCCCACTCAAGATTGACGAACTGAAAAATTACCTTTTTGTTCACTTTGATCTTGAGCCACAGGAAATTGAAGAGCTTGCGGAAATGTTGATTGAATATACCGATGGCATATCAGCAGTGATTGAAATTTTCTCACACTACATCACTGATAGAGAATCTGGGAAAACGATAAAAATTTCCAAAATTGCGGAAGCGAAATTTGACGAAATCCTAAACAGAGTAGAACAATTTTCATATAAGCAAAGAGAAATTCTTAACATTTTAAGTTTGGCCGATGAACCAGTTGAAATTGAAATTTTATCTGAAATTTTCAAGTCGGATATATTTTCACACCTTCTTCAGCTTCAGAGCTTTGGTGTTATCAAAATTGAAAACGATAAAGCTTCAATCGCATATAAAGCTCTAAAAAAACATATAGAAAACCATCTTGACGATCAAACAAGAAAAACATCTCACATTGCTTATGCTCAGGCTTATTTAAAAAGTGAAGGTGAAAAAAATACGGACAAAGTTTTATATCATTTTTCAAAGGCGGGCGATAAAGAAGGCATAAGCAAATTCGCTGAAAAAGGGATTGAAAATCTTATATCAAAAGGTGAATTTAAAAAAGCAGCAAATCTCCTGAAGGAAATTTTTGAACTTTTACCGAATTATTTAAAACCATCATTCAGATTAAAACTTGCTGATTTATATGTTCAAATTGGAAACTACAAAGACGCAATTTCCATACTTGAAGGACTTGATGACATCCAAGCTTTTGAATTAATGTCCGAAGCGTATTTCCGTCTTGGGAACACGGATATCGCAATGGAGATTTTAGAAAAACAATTCAAAAGAGTTGCGACGCTTTATGAAAAAATAAGAGTCATCATTAAAGTTTCTCAAATATTCGCATCAACTGGGAAAATTGATACAGCACTTGAGTTGTTAAAATCTCTGGAATTTGAAAAAATACTTCGTTTCATTGATAAAACTGAAATCATAGGGGACTTTTACGCAGGACTGGGAATAATCTCACAAATAAAAGACCAGGAAGAGAAAGCTAAAATTTATTTTGAGTTAAGTTTGAAATACCGACTTGAAAAGAAATATCCTCTTAAAATAATCGCTGGATACAACAACATTGCAAACTTTCATAGCATAAATGGAAGATATGATGAGGCGATATCATATTGGAAAAAAGCTCTTGAGATTTCCGAAAAAACTGGAAACATAACTCAAAGCGCCCACATCTATAACAACATCGGAATAAGCCATTTCAAGAGAAAAAATTACGATAAGGCGATTGAAAACTACCAAAAGGCGCTCACGATATATAGAACCATAAACGATATTCCAGGAATTGCAAATGTCCTCGGGAACATAGGAGAAGCAATGATTGATGAATTTAGGCTTGAAGAAGCTTATAAGAACATAAAAGAGGCACAGGATTTACATATAAAGACAAATAATTCCGACGGCTTATGCGAAACGAATATGCTTCTTATCACACTTTACCTCTACGCTGGAGATATAAATAACGCTGAGATGATTTTAAACGAAACAATTCAAAAATGTATATCAATTCCACTCGTTTTAATTGATTTTTACAAAGCAGTGCTTGAAATGAAGAAGAGAAACTTTGACACATCTGAATCTTCATTTCTTAAACTTTTAAACCATGAAAGTGTCAAACAAACTCCGGAACTTTACTTGAAAATTTTAACTTATCTTCTCAAATTAAATTATGTGGCAAATGGACTGAAAAGCTTTGATGCAATAATTTCAATTGCCGAAAGCTACGCCGACCAGATTGAAGATATGAACTCAAAAGCGCTTTTATTCTTTCTCATTTCTCTTGGATATGAAAACAAGAACAATCCACTTGCTCTTAGATATCTTAATAAATCAGTTGAATTTCTCGGGCAAGAATTTTTTGAACCCAAATGGAAAATTTATCTCACGCTTGCTCATAGTTATAAAAAAAGAGGAATTGAAGTTAAATTTTTACAATATTTTGAAATGGCTCTGACGACATTTCAAGAGTTGCTTCACCGAATTAAAACACCAGAATTTGTCAAAACCTACATCCGAGATGTTGAAAACGAAAGATTTGTAAAAACATTACAAAATTTAAGTGTTTGA
- the buk gene encoding butyrate kinase, with protein sequence MKILVINPGSTSTKVAIFENDVQIDLKVLRHSPDEISKFKRLWDQFDFRLNIILEFLNEKNLKPSDFSAVVGIGGLLRPVKGGTYRVNEKMLEDARNNFQGEHPSNLGCALAYEIAKLGGVEAFTVDPVSVDEFEPLARYSGHPLIQRRSLSHALNIHATARLASEKIGKSYEEANFVIAHLGGGISVCPVKGGKIIDANDASSDGPFSPERTGGLPLQPFITLCFSGKYTEQEVRRMVMGKGGLVAYLGTNDASEVERRINSGDEYAKEVYEAMAYQISKEIGAMATVLKGKIDAIVLTGGLANSKMLVDWITERVSFIAPVLVFPSEDEMRALALGALRVLKGEEKVREYPE encoded by the coding sequence ATGAAAATTCTTGTCATCAATCCTGGTTCAACCTCAACAAAGGTTGCAATTTTTGAAAACGATGTTCAAATTGATTTAAAAGTGTTAAGACATTCGCCGGACGAGATTTCAAAGTTTAAGAGATTGTGGGATCAGTTTGATTTTAGGTTGAATATTATACTTGAATTTTTGAACGAGAAAAATCTAAAACCATCTGACTTTTCAGCGGTAGTTGGAATTGGGGGGCTTTTAAGACCTGTGAAAGGGGGAACATATCGCGTAAATGAAAAAATGCTTGAAGATGCAAGGAATAATTTTCAAGGGGAGCATCCTTCAAATCTCGGGTGTGCACTTGCATATGAGATAGCGAAACTTGGTGGCGTTGAAGCATTTACGGTTGATCCGGTTTCAGTTGACGAGTTTGAACCGCTCGCGAGATATTCTGGACATCCACTGATACAACGAAGGAGTTTATCTCATGCCCTTAATATCCACGCAACTGCACGACTCGCAAGTGAGAAGATCGGAAAAAGCTACGAAGAGGCAAACTTTGTCATAGCGCATTTAGGTGGTGGAATATCGGTTTGTCCTGTTAAAGGTGGCAAAATAATTGATGCAAACGATGCAAGTAGCGATGGACCTTTTTCCCCTGAGAGAACGGGTGGGCTTCCGCTTCAACCGTTTATAACGCTTTGCTTTTCGGGAAAGTACACAGAGCAGGAGGTAAGAAGAATGGTTATGGGTAAAGGTGGGCTTGTTGCTTATCTTGGCACAAATGACGCAAGCGAAGTTGAGAGGAGAATAAACTCCGGAGATGAATATGCGAAAGAAGTTTATGAGGCAATGGCTTATCAAATTTCAAAGGAAATCGGTGCAATGGCGACCGTTTTAAAAGGAAAAATTGACGCTATTGTCTTAACCGGAGGACTTGCAAATTCAAAAATGCTTGTTGATTGGATTACGGAAAGAGTTTCTTTCATAGCACCTGTTTTAGTTTTTCCGAGCGAAGACGAAATGAGAGCACTTGCTCTCGGGGCATTAAGAGTTTTGAAAGGAGAAGAAAAAGTAAGAGAATATCCTGAATAA
- a CDS encoding DUF5009 domain-containing protein: MSEKSHEISGRLTSLDVFRGATIAGMILVNNPGSWAYVYPQLRHADWHGWTFTDLIFPFFLFIVGVAIVFSFSKRVEMGYSKVKLFWRIVRRSLILFGLGLFLNGFPNFDFSTIRIMGVLQRIAICYFFASIIFLTSSIRWQAIWSFILLFVYWGLMEFVPVPGIGAGVYEKGKNFAAYIDSLILSGHMWSVTKTWDPEGIISTIPAISTTLFGVLTGHWLRTKRDETEKTLWLLIMGNLGLLIGAIWDAWLPINKNLWTSSYSVFTAGFALIVLGFCYYFVDVKGYKKWAYPFIVYGMNAITVFVLSGIIARLTVYFKITLPDGGTTTIKNYIYQNFFASWLGPMNGSLGYAIAHVLLMYFLMWILYKKKIFIKI, from the coding sequence ATGAGCGAAAAAAGTCATGAGATCTCCGGACGCTTAACATCTCTTGATGTTTTCAGAGGAGCAACGATTGCGGGGATGATACTTGTAAATAATCCCGGGAGTTGGGCTTATGTTTATCCACAGTTAAGGCATGCAGATTGGCATGGGTGGACATTCACAGATTTAATTTTTCCTTTCTTTCTTTTTATCGTTGGTGTTGCGATCGTGTTCTCTTTTTCAAAAAGAGTTGAGATGGGTTATTCCAAAGTTAAATTGTTTTGGAGGATTGTTAGGAGAAGTTTAATTTTGTTTGGGCTCGGGCTTTTTCTCAATGGCTTTCCAAATTTTGATTTTTCAACTATAAGAATAATGGGGGTTTTACAAAGAATTGCTATATGTTATTTCTTCGCTTCAATCATATTTTTGACCTCAAGCATAAGGTGGCAAGCGATATGGTCTTTTATTTTGCTTTTCGTCTATTGGGGATTGATGGAGTTTGTGCCTGTGCCGGGAATAGGTGCAGGGGTGTATGAGAAAGGGAAAAATTTCGCTGCATATATTGATAGTTTGATTTTATCTGGGCATATGTGGAGCGTGACGAAAACTTGGGATCCAGAAGGAATTATAAGTACGATTCCAGCAATTTCAACGACGCTCTTTGGGGTTTTGACAGGACATTGGCTTAGAACAAAAAGAGATGAAACCGAGAAAACTTTGTGGCTTTTAATTATGGGAAATCTCGGGTTGTTGATTGGTGCTATATGGGACGCATGGCTTCCGATTAATAAAAATTTATGGACGAGTTCTTACTCCGTATTCACCGCTGGGTTTGCTTTAATAGTCCTCGGTTTTTGCTATTATTTCGTTGATGTGAAAGGTTATAAAAAATGGGCTTATCCATTTATCGTTTATGGAATGAATGCTATAACTGTTTTTGTCTTGTCAGGTATAATTGCAAGGTTAACTGTCTATTTTAAAATCACCTTGCCAGATGGAGGGACAACGACGATTAAAAATTACATTTATCAAAACTTTTTCGCCTCGTGGCTCGGTCCGATGAACGGCTCGCTCGGTTATGCTATTGCTCATGTGCTTTTGATGTATTTTTTGATGTGGATTCTTTACAAGAAGAAAATTTTTATAAAAATTTGA
- a CDS encoding phosphodiester glycosidase family protein, translating to MRLPKIILFILLIFPSFLIYPQTDTIKSKYVGPGVKHTFINFPSIPWTINILEIDITNPFITLETVKASKGGREQLKALEKTSSMANRKNYAGHTVIGAVNGDFYNTTTGEPINVQVENGEILKRPYPRSVFGTTINKKPFIEIFNFSGKLIVRDSSRSIDGINEARGTDMLILYNSYFGDSTGTNQWGSEVLIRALNQWVVNDTVFCVVDTIVSQVGSMRIPVGRAVLSGHGRAGEFLRNNLRIRDTVKILLQLNPNVGKIFQAIGGLPRIIRNGQNVVAQTYQQEGASSSFTYSRHPRTAIGFSRDSTKIYFITVDGRQASSVGMTLDELANFMLTLGIWHAVNLDGGGSTTMVVRGKVVNSPSDATGERSVSNAILVVSSAPQDTLSRIEIEPKRLKIFQGEQFQFTVSGYDRYFNPIQIPSGQIIWSCDSRIGSISTSGVFTAGRRSDSGYVYVRHINGLKDSCFVVVAGMRNIFISPKNAVTDTSRTIQFSVRGFDSDGNLRQISASDIRWEVIGDVGIINQLGLFRGVSQGKGKVVANLDNLSDTANVEVIIEKGEKFIEGFEMMNFTLTGENINELRIFSVDTSFVSAPRSLGFEYKFIHETGKQHWIYINCEIPIFGVPDSIYLYVYGDGGSYRVYYFVSDDNDEIFVFTGGVVNWANEWRKVGASTRYPIQTRTGTYFCYPVKIVKIAFYFTGAYSNGVEYSGKILIDNLSVTYPVKITSVERVPSLNELEFKLYQNYPNPFNPKTKIRFSIPKVGMTSISIELKIYDVLGREVMKIFSGYLDAGVYEIEFDSTGLSGGVYFCVLSAGKFRDAIKMVLLK from the coding sequence ATGCGCTTGCCTAAAATTATTCTTTTTATTTTGCTTATCTTCCCCTCCTTCTTGATCTATCCTCAAACCGACACAATTAAATCAAAATATGTTGGTCCTGGTGTAAAGCATACATTTATAAACTTTCCGAGCATTCCTTGGACTATAAATATTCTTGAAATTGACATCACAAATCCATTTATAACGCTTGAGACTGTTAAAGCATCAAAGGGCGGACGCGAACAACTCAAAGCACTTGAGAAAACAAGCTCAATGGCAAATCGTAAAAATTATGCAGGACACACCGTAATTGGCGCAGTCAACGGTGATTTTTACAACACTACAACTGGAGAACCAATAAATGTTCAAGTAGAGAACGGAGAAATTTTAAAAAGACCTTATCCAAGATCTGTTTTCGGTACAACGATAAATAAGAAACCTTTCATTGAAATTTTTAACTTCTCTGGAAAATTAATCGTGAGAGATTCATCAAGGTCAATTGATGGGATCAACGAAGCAAGAGGAACTGATATGCTAATTCTTTATAACAGTTATTTTGGTGATTCAACGGGAACGAATCAGTGGGGAAGCGAGGTTCTGATAAGGGCGTTAAATCAGTGGGTTGTTAATGATACTGTTTTTTGTGTTGTTGATACAATTGTCAGTCAGGTTGGAAGCATGAGAATACCAGTTGGAAGAGCGGTTTTGTCGGGGCATGGTAGAGCTGGTGAGTTTTTGAGAAACAATTTGAGAATTAGAGATACTGTTAAAATTCTCTTGCAGCTTAATCCAAATGTTGGTAAAATTTTCCAGGCAATTGGGGGGTTACCAAGGATAATAAGAAATGGTCAAAATGTCGTTGCACAAACATACCAGCAAGAAGGAGCAAGTTCAAGTTTCACATACAGCAGACATCCAAGGACTGCGATAGGATTTTCAAGAGATAGCACAAAAATTTATTTCATCACCGTTGATGGAAGACAAGCCTCAAGCGTTGGGATGACACTTGATGAACTGGCAAATTTTATGTTAACGCTTGGAATATGGCATGCTGTTAATCTTGACGGTGGTGGTTCAACAACTATGGTCGTGCGTGGTAAGGTTGTAAATTCACCATCAGATGCAACGGGTGAAAGATCCGTTTCAAACGCAATACTCGTTGTAAGCTCAGCTCCACAAGATACCTTAAGTAGAATTGAAATTGAACCTAAGAGATTGAAAATTTTTCAAGGTGAACAATTTCAGTTTACGGTTTCAGGTTATGATAGATACTTCAATCCCATTCAAATTCCTTCAGGTCAAATTATTTGGTCTTGTGATTCAAGGATCGGTAGCATAAGCACATCAGGAGTTTTCACCGCTGGGCGAAGAAGCGATAGTGGTTATGTTTATGTGCGTCATATAAATGGATTGAAAGATTCGTGTTTTGTCGTTGTAGCAGGTATGAGAAACATTTTTATTTCCCCAAAGAACGCAGTAACAGACACAAGCAGAACAATCCAATTCTCAGTTAGAGGATTTGATAGCGATGGAAATTTACGACAAATTTCAGCTAGCGATATCAGATGGGAAGTTATAGGTGATGTTGGTATAATAAATCAACTTGGATTATTTCGTGGGGTCTCGCAAGGAAAAGGGAAGGTAGTTGCAAATCTTGATAATTTATCCGATACGGCAAATGTTGAGGTAATCATTGAGAAGGGGGAAAAATTCATTGAAGGATTTGAGATGATGAATTTTACATTAACAGGTGAAAATATAAACGAGTTAAGAATTTTTTCCGTTGATACAAGTTTTGTTTCCGCTCCGAGATCACTTGGATTTGAATATAAGTTTATCCACGAAACTGGAAAGCAACACTGGATTTATATAAACTGTGAAATTCCAATTTTCGGCGTTCCGGATTCAATCTATCTTTATGTGTATGGTGATGGTGGCTCTTATAGAGTTTATTACTTTGTTTCTGATGATAACGATGAAATTTTCGTCTTCACAGGTGGGGTTGTAAACTGGGCAAACGAATGGAGGAAGGTTGGGGCATCCACGAGATATCCAATTCAAACAAGAACTGGCACTTATTTTTGTTATCCTGTGAAAATTGTTAAAATTGCTTTTTACTTTACGGGCGCATACTCAAACGGCGTTGAATACTCTGGAAAAATTTTGATTGATAATTTAAGCGTGACTTATCCTGTTAAGATTACTTCAGTTGAGCGTGTCCCAAGCCTCAACGAATTGGAATTCAAACTTTATCAAAACTATCCAAATCCTTTCAATCCGAAAACGAAGATCAGATTTTCAATACCTAAAGTGGGCATGACATCTATAAGTATTGAACTAAAAATTTATGATGTTCTTGGTAGAGAAGTTATGAAAATTTTTTCCGGGTATCTTGATGCAGGAGTTTACGAAATTGAGTTTGATTCAACGGGTCTTTCTGGTGGTGTTTATTTTTGTGTTCTATCTGCTGGAAAATTCCGAGACGCAATTAAAATGGTGTTGTTAAAATGA